CCTACGCGCAGAGCGCCGAAATCCGCGGCATCAAGGTCATCATCGCCGGCGCGGGCGGCGCCGCCCACCTCCCCGGCATGACTGCGAGCAAGACGACCCTCCCTGTGCTCGGCGTTCCGGTCGAGAGCCGCGCACTCAAAGGCCTCGACTCGCTTCTCTCCATCGCGCAGATGCCCGCGGGTATCCCCGTCGGAACGCTCGCCATTGGCAAAGCGGGCGCGATCAACGCCGGCCTCCTCGCCGCGGCAATCATTGCGACCGCCGATCCGGCAACCCGCCGCCGGCTCGCCGCTCGGCGCGCTGCACAAACCAAGTCCGTCATGCAATCCAAAGACCTCAAACCCGACGTGAAAAAACTCCGCAA
The DNA window shown above is from Phycisphaeraceae bacterium and carries:
- the purE gene encoding 5-(carboxyamino)imidazole ribonucleotide mutase; amino-acid sequence: MAKRPLSRKSSAPLVGIIMGSKSDLETMRHAADVLDELRVPYEILVVSAHRTPDWLFTYAQSAEIRGIKVIIAGAGGAAHLPGMTASKTTLPVLGVPVESRALKGLDSLLSIAQMPAGIPVGTLAIGKAGAINAGLLAAAIIATADPATRRRLAARRAAQTKSVMQSKDLKPDVKKLRNV